From Tiliqua scincoides isolate rTilSci1 chromosome 2, rTilSci1.hap2, whole genome shotgun sequence, the proteins below share one genomic window:
- the LOC136641885 gene encoding uncharacterized protein, with protein sequence MEENGEDMASLAAYISTDGSYTETVPMPNHGTMTASSQGSSSATKSRRQPVWTDEETRAFIQVWGDDAVQSALASNYRTVAQFQWIADEMRARGYNRDWEQCRERAKVLRRGFKEIVDGNSNAGHGRRVWPYYEELNRFLCIKQNLVVPRLSGSNARPPVDRRRREHRETQDAAYEPPSSVGKSDKGTFEEPDGDCLLLPESAGSQQSEANMENQVASPAANSDLSMDGSVGPGTPTDPLPSIDSVSAPNLRPRPLTAAERMRNLRCRQRKRRGDTLKELMEVTSQATSELVRTLSDLTHKEVASFERAYKEDLAARKDEMEQSAEDIGRLVGALESSDQTLKEQLSSQTSVLQGILEVMKDIRGRTSYSPPYPSQYYDFPGPSMMHTAGTSSNGQEMPCPSPSSLAFSSQQSATSNGDVSPRKRMK encoded by the exons ATGGAGGAAAATGGCGAGGATATGGCTTCCCTTG CGGCCTACATTTCAACGGATGGCAGCTACACAG AGACCGTGCCAATGCCGAATCACGGCACGATGACAGCTTCTTCGCAGGGCTCTTCCTCTGCCACCAAATCAAGGCGTCAACCTGTTTGGACCGACGAGGAAACCCGGGCCTTCATCCAGGTGTGGGGTGACGACGCTGTGCAAAGTGCCCTGGCATCAAACTATCGCACAGTCGCACAGTTCCAGTGGATAGCGGATGAGATGCGAGCTCGGGGGTACAACAGGGACTGGGAACAGTGTCGCGAACGGGCAAAGGTGCTTCGCCGTGGCTTCAAAGAGATAGTGGATGGAAATAGTAATGCTGGGCATGGGCGGCGCGTCTGGCCATATTACGAAGAACTGAATCGCTTTCTGTGCATCAAGCAAAATCTGGTCGTTCCGCGGCTTTCAGGGAGCAACGCGCGGCCACCTGTGGACCGTCGGCGGCGGGAGCACAGGGAAACACAGGATGCGGCGTATGAGCCACCCTCTTCTGTGGGCAAGAGTGACAAGGGGACTTTTGAAGAACCAGATGGGGACTGCTTACTGTTGCCTGAATCTGCAGGCTCCCAGCAGAGTGAGGCCAATATGGAAAACCAAGTGGCATCTCCAGCGGCCAATTCCGATTTATCTATGGATGGCAGTGTTGGCCCTGGCACTCCCACAGATCCGTTGCCATCCATTGACTCAGTCTCTG CACCAAATTTGCGCCCTCGGCCATTGACCGCCGCAGAGAGGATGCGCAATCTTCGCTGTAGGCAGAGAAAGCGGAGGGGGGATACTTTGAAGGAGCTGATGGAAGTCACCTCCCAGGCCACCAGTGAACTTGTCCGGACCCTGTCCGACCTCACCCACAAAGAGGTGGCTTCTTTTGAGCGTGCCTACAAGGAGGATCTCGCTGCCCGCAAAGACGAGATGGAACAGAGCGCAGAGGACATTGGCAGGCTTGTAGGTGCTCTGGAATCCAGCGATCAAACTCTGAAGGAGCAGTTGAGTAGCCAGACCAGTGTGCTGCAAGGCATACTGGAAGTTATGAAAGACATACGGGGTAGAACGTCATACAGTCCTCCATACCCTTCACAGTATTACGATTTCCCAGGCCCGAGCATGATGCACACGGCTGGCACATCCTCCAACGGCCAAGAGATGCCGTGCCCCTCCCCATCCAGCCTTGCGTTCTCTTCTCAGCAGTCAGCAACCAGCAACGGAGACGTCTCTCCCAGGAAGCGGATGAAATGA